Proteins from a genomic interval of Corvus hawaiiensis isolate bCorHaw1 chromosome 36, bCorHaw1.pri.cur, whole genome shotgun sequence:
- the TMEM127 gene encoding transmembrane protein 127 isoform X6 → MRGLGSPIPLGRGLGHPKYSLKKDGSGSKIPRETKGLGSTLCHGSRALGSPVFLGMRTLGSPIPLGMRTLGSPIPERSRTSGSPWNESFGILNFPWNENFGTPNFQEIENFGIPLDRELWDSQRSRTSGSPIFPGSRTSGSSIPKRSRTSGSPRNESFGILNFPWIESFGTPNFQEIENFGIPLDRELWDPHRTRTLGSPIPKRSRTSGSQIFLGSRTLGSPIPPGSRALGSPVFLGMRALGSPIFPGSRALGPPISKRSRTSGSPIFPGSRALGSPFPKRSRTSGSPWIENFGIPNSPWIENFGIPNFAWNENFRIPNSQEIENFGIPLDRELRDPQSHPRPLSRLGSPFFPREYLIPPPPLI, encoded by the exons ATGAGGG GTTTGGGATCCCCGATCCCCCTGGGACGAGGGCTGGGACatccaaaatattccttgaaAAAAGATGGGAGCGGCTCCAAAATTCCCCGTGAAACGAAGGGTTTGGGATCCACCCTTTGCCACGGATCGAGAGCTTTGGGATCCCCAGTTTTCCTTGGCATGAGAACTTTGGGATCCCCAATTCCCCTTGGAATGAGAACTTTGGGATCCCCAATTCCCGAGAGATCAAGAACTTCGGGATCCCCATGGAATGAGAGCTTCGGGATCCTCAATTTTCCCTGGAATGAGAACTTTGGGACCCCCAATTTCCAAGAGATCGAGAACTTTGGGATCCCCCTGGATCGAGAGCTTTGGGATTCCCA GAGATCAAGAACTTCGGGATCCCCAATTTTCCCTGGATCGAGAACTTCGGGATCCTCAATTCCCAAGAGATCGAGAACTTCGGGATCCCCACGGAATGAGAGCTTCGGGATCCTCAATTTTCCCTGGATCGAGAGCTTTGGGACCCCCAATTTCCAAGAGATCGAGAACTTTGGGATCCCCCTGGATCGAGAGCTTTGGGATCCCCACAGAACAAGAACTTTGGGATCCCCAATTCCCAAGAGATCGAGAACTTCGGGTTCCCAAATCTTCCTTGGATCGAGAACTTTGGGATCCCCAATTCCGCCTGGATCGAGAGCTTTGGGATCCCCAGTTTTCCTTGGAATGAGAGCTTTGGGATCCCCAATTTTCCCTGGATCGAGAGCTTTGGGACCCCCAATTTCCAAGAGATCAAGAACTTCGGGATCCCCAATTTTCCCTGGATCGAGAGCTTTGGGATCCCCATTTCCCAAGAGATCAAGAACTTCGGGATCCCCCTGGATTGAGAACTTTGGGATCCCCAAT TCCCCCTGGATCGAGAACTTTGGGATTCCCAATTTTGCCTGGAATGAGAATTTTAGGATCCCCAATTCCCAAGAGATCGAGAACTTCGGGATCCCCCTGGATCGAGAACTTCGGGATCCCCAATCCCACCCCAGACCCCTCTCCCGGCTCGgatccccctttttccctcgGGAATATTTaattccccctccccctcttATTTAA
- the TMEM127 gene encoding transmembrane protein 127 isoform X3 has translation MRGVGSPWRGLGSPIPLGRGLGHPKYSLKKDGSGSKIPRETKGLGSTLCHGSRALGSPVFLGMRTLGSPIPLGMRTLGSPIPERSRTSGSPWNESFGILNFPWNENFGTPNFQEIENFGIPLDRELWDSQRSRTSGSPIFPGSRTSGSSIPKRSRTSGSPRNESFGILNFPWIESFGTPNFQEIENFGIPLDRELWDPHRTRTLGSPIPKRSRTSGSQIFLGSRTLGSPIPPGSRALGSPVFLGMRALGSPIFPGSRALGPPISKRSRTSGSPIFPGSRALGSPFPKRSRTSGSPWIENFGIPNSPWIENFGIPNFAWNENFRIPNSQEIENFGIPLDRELRDPQSHPRPLSRLGSPFFPREYLIPPPPLI, from the exons ATGAGGGGTGTGGGATCCCCATGGAGGGGTTTGGGATCCCCGATCCCCCTGGGACGAGGGCTGGGACatccaaaatattccttgaaAAAAGATGGGAGCGGCTCCAAAATTCCCCGTGAAACGAAGGGTTTGGGATCCACCCTTTGCCACGGATCGAGAGCTTTGGGATCCCCAGTTTTCCTTGGCATGAGAACTTTGGGATCCCCAATTCCCCTTGGAATGAGAACTTTGGGATCCCCAATTCCCGAGAGATCAAGAACTTCGGGATCCCCATGGAATGAGAGCTTCGGGATCCTCAATTTTCCCTGGAATGAGAACTTTGGGACCCCCAATTTCCAAGAGATCGAGAACTTTGGGATCCCCCTGGATCGAGAGCTTTGGGATTCCCA GAGATCAAGAACTTCGGGATCCCCAATTTTCCCTGGATCGAGAACTTCGGGATCCTCAATTCCCAAGAGATCGAGAACTTCGGGATCCCCACGGAATGAGAGCTTCGGGATCCTCAATTTTCCCTGGATCGAGAGCTTTGGGACCCCCAATTTCCAAGAGATCGAGAACTTTGGGATCCCCCTGGATCGAGAGCTTTGGGATCCCCACAGAACAAGAACTTTGGGATCCCCAATTCCCAAGAGATCGAGAACTTCGGGTTCCCAAATCTTCCTTGGATCGAGAACTTTGGGATCCCCAATTCCGCCTGGATCGAGAGCTTTGGGATCCCCAGTTTTCCTTGGAATGAGAGCTTTGGGATCCCCAATTTTCCCTGGATCGAGAGCTTTGGGACCCCCAATTTCCAAGAGATCAAGAACTTCGGGATCCCCAATTTTCCCTGGATCGAGAGCTTTGGGATCCCCATTTCCCAAGAGATCAAGAACTTCGGGATCCCCCTGGATTGAGAACTTTGGGATCCCCAAT TCCCCCTGGATCGAGAACTTTGGGATTCCCAATTTTGCCTGGAATGAGAATTTTAGGATCCCCAATTCCCAAGAGATCGAGAACTTCGGGATCCCCCTGGATCGAGAACTTCGGGATCCCCAATCCCACCCCAGACCCCTCTCCCGGCTCGgatccccctttttccctcgGGAATATTTaattccccctccccctcttATTTAA